A region from the Sphingopyxis lindanitolerans genome encodes:
- a CDS encoding 2OG-Fe(II) oxygenase, whose amino-acid sequence MPIHDISRSAADLDRNALAADLGARGWHLVPGLLSPARCAELKADYAADALYRSTISMQRHGFGRGEYRYYRYPLPDLVAALRTAFYPPLARLANDWAAMLGRASLYPADHAAFLAQCALAGQPRPTPLILRYGAGDYNCLHQDLYGELHFPFQIAILLSQPGADFDGGEFILTEQRPRMQSRPHVVPLKQGDAVIFAVNEAPRQGSRGPYRVKLRHGVSEIRRGERFTLGVIFHDAG is encoded by the coding sequence ATGCCGATCCACGACATTTCCCGCAGCGCCGCCGACCTCGACAGGAACGCGCTCGCCGCCGATCTCGGCGCCAGAGGCTGGCACCTCGTTCCCGGCCTGCTGTCACCGGCTCGATGCGCCGAACTCAAGGCGGATTATGCGGCCGACGCTCTCTACCGCAGCACGATCTCGATGCAGCGGCATGGGTTCGGACGTGGTGAATATCGTTACTATCGCTATCCGCTGCCCGACCTCGTCGCGGCCCTTCGCACGGCCTTCTATCCGCCGCTGGCGCGGCTCGCGAACGATTGGGCCGCGATGCTCGGGCGCGCGTCGCTATACCCCGCCGACCATGCCGCCTTCCTCGCACAATGCGCGCTCGCCGGCCAACCGCGCCCGACGCCGCTGATCCTCAGATACGGCGCCGGTGACTATAATTGCCTGCATCAGGATCTTTACGGCGAACTTCATTTTCCGTTCCAGATCGCAATCCTGCTGTCGCAGCCGGGCGCGGATTTCGACGGCGGCGAATTCATCCTCACCGAACAGCGCCCGCGCATGCAATCGCGCCCGCACGTCGTGCCGCTGAAACAGGGCGATGCGGTGATCTTCGCGGTCAACGAAGCCCCGCGCCAGGGCAGCCGCGGCCCCTATCGCGTCAAGCTGCGCCATGGCGTCAGCGAAATCCGCCGCGGCGAGCGCTTCACGCTGGGCGTGATCTTTCACGATGCCGGGTAA
- the tmk gene encoding dTMP kinase — MVRGRFITLEGGEGVGKSTQIRALSAALTARGVAVVATREPGGSAGAEAIRALLMEGSDDRWDARSEALLFAAARADHVARTIRPALERGAWVLCDRFVDSSRAYQGGGGGITDADLLALHGFGSLGLLPDHTFLLAVSAREAERRLAVRDAAGADRMGSKPADYQARLAARFAEMAAAEPERWRVIDADAPAEAVTAAIMAELEAWL, encoded by the coding sequence CTGGTGAGAGGGCGCTTCATCACGCTTGAGGGCGGCGAAGGGGTCGGCAAATCGACCCAGATTCGCGCACTCTCCGCCGCCCTGACCGCGCGCGGCGTCGCGGTCGTCGCGACCCGCGAACCCGGCGGCAGCGCCGGGGCCGAAGCGATCCGCGCCCTGCTGATGGAAGGCAGCGACGATCGCTGGGACGCGCGGAGCGAGGCGCTGCTATTCGCCGCGGCGCGCGCCGACCATGTCGCGCGGACGATCCGCCCCGCGCTCGAACGCGGCGCCTGGGTGCTGTGCGACCGCTTCGTCGACAGCTCGCGCGCCTATCAGGGCGGCGGCGGCGGCATCACCGACGCCGACCTGCTGGCGCTGCACGGCTTCGGCTCGCTCGGCCTGCTTCCCGACCATACTTTCCTGCTCGCCGTCAGCGCGCGCGAGGCCGAGCGGCGGCTGGCGGTGCGCGATGCCGCGGGCGCCGATCGCATGGGCAGCAAGCCCGCCGACTATCAGGCGCGCCTTGCCGCACGCTTCGCCGAAATGGCGGCCGCCGAGCCCGAGCGCTGGCGCGTGATCGACGCCGACGCGCCCGCGGAGGCGGTGACCGCCGCGATCATGGCCGAACTCGAGGCGTGGCTGTGA
- a CDS encoding DNA polymerase III subunit delta', translated as MTLIGHGEAEKAFLEAWQGGRLHHAWLLAGPQGMGKGAFAARVARFLATHGRAGAGQAITLDDPGDAAAGKLVEAGNHPEIIPLARQPKDKDKAKGKDKDLARNIAIDQVRGVIRRLHLSLSLGDWRVIIVDAVDDLETDGANALLKTLEEPPAQTLFLLVSHSPGRLLPTIRSRCRILRFQPVEHDAMTSWLHDLRPMIDVAERRAIVAASGGVPGKALALIDSDVGAMEAKLLAIATSGDPGNRLREALAREVGGTSNRARLELVIDIVPGLLARLARERPIAEIAPVLAQWDRVQRTVRDAIRGSYDGSMVGFEIGNCLAELAPRERQAAR; from the coding sequence GTGACGCTGATCGGCCATGGCGAAGCCGAAAAGGCCTTTCTGGAGGCCTGGCAGGGCGGGCGGCTGCACCATGCCTGGCTGCTCGCCGGGCCGCAGGGGATGGGGAAGGGCGCCTTCGCCGCCCGCGTCGCGCGCTTCCTCGCCACCCACGGCCGCGCCGGCGCGGGGCAGGCGATCACCCTCGACGATCCGGGCGACGCCGCCGCGGGCAAGCTCGTCGAAGCCGGAAACCACCCCGAAATCATCCCGCTCGCGCGCCAGCCCAAGGATAAGGACAAAGCGAAGGGCAAGGACAAAGACCTCGCGCGCAATATCGCGATCGACCAGGTGCGCGGCGTCATCCGCCGCCTGCACCTGTCGCTGTCGCTCGGCGACTGGCGCGTGATCATCGTCGATGCGGTCGATGATCTTGAGACCGACGGCGCCAACGCGCTGCTCAAGACGCTCGAGGAGCCGCCCGCGCAGACGCTGTTCCTGCTCGTCAGCCATTCGCCGGGGCGCCTGCTTCCGACGATCCGATCGCGCTGCCGAATCCTGCGTTTTCAACCGGTTGAGCATGACGCCATGACATCATGGCTGCACGATCTGCGCCCGATGATCGACGTGGCCGAACGCCGCGCGATCGTCGCCGCGTCGGGCGGCGTGCCGGGCAAGGCGCTGGCGCTGATCGACAGCGATGTCGGCGCGATGGAAGCGAAATTGCTCGCGATCGCGACCAGCGGCGACCCCGGCAACCGCCTGCGCGAAGCACTCGCGCGTGAGGTCGGCGGCACGAGCAATCGCGCGCGGCTCGAACTGGTGATCGACATCGTCCCGGGCCTGCTCGCGCGGCTGGCGCGCGAGCGCCCGATCGCCGAGATCGCCCCGGTGCTCGCGCAGTGGGACCGGGTGCAGCGCACCGTGCGCGATGCGATCCGCGGTTCCTACGACGGGTCGATGGTCGGCTTCGAGATCGGCAACTGCCTGGCCGAACTCGCACCACGCGAACGGCAGGCGGCGCGCTGA
- a CDS encoding septal ring lytic transglycosylase RlpA family protein: MKSIVREGALIAGAALLLSGCGVMKDKRDGGPAAGPAPAPVVERVSDRPVKLGDPYSVAGVTYTPVDVADYDDVGYASWYGDELAGKPTANGETFDPDAISAAHKTLPMPSYVEVTALDTGRTILVRINDRGPMANDRLIDLSRGAAQQLGITGGGPAAVRVRRTNPPQAERAQLRAGRAVPARIATPDSLLAILRKKLKAESASKPAPKPATPVAAQPAPPVASGKAKPGDDRLAVQPSKPASKPLPAKDATAATGAYQVQVGAFSTEARADTAAKSVGGTVAKAGRYWRVRMGPFASDAEARAAQGKARDKGFRDAVVVRDR, translated from the coding sequence ATGAAATCGATCGTTAGGGAGGGGGCCCTGATCGCGGGGGCGGCATTGCTGCTTTCGGGATGCGGGGTGATGAAGGACAAGCGCGACGGCGGCCCCGCCGCGGGCCCGGCGCCCGCGCCGGTCGTCGAGCGGGTCAGCGACAGGCCGGTCAAGCTCGGCGATCCCTACAGCGTCGCGGGGGTCACCTATACGCCCGTCGATGTCGCCGATTATGACGATGTCGGCTATGCGAGCTGGTATGGTGACGAGCTGGCCGGCAAGCCGACCGCCAATGGCGAAACCTTCGACCCCGACGCAATCAGCGCCGCGCACAAGACGCTGCCGATGCCGAGCTATGTCGAAGTGACCGCGCTCGATACCGGGCGCACGATCCTTGTCCGCATCAACGATCGCGGGCCGATGGCGAACGACCGGCTGATCGACCTGTCGCGCGGCGCCGCCCAGCAACTCGGCATCACCGGCGGCGGTCCTGCCGCGGTGCGGGTGCGCCGGACCAATCCGCCGCAGGCCGAACGCGCGCAGCTCCGCGCAGGGCGCGCCGTGCCCGCACGGATCGCGACGCCCGACTCGCTGCTCGCGATCCTGCGCAAGAAATTGAAGGCCGAATCCGCTTCCAAACCCGCCCCCAAGCCTGCCACGCCCGTTGCGGCGCAGCCCGCGCCGCCGGTGGCATCGGGCAAGGCAAAGCCCGGCGACGATCGGCTCGCGGTCCAGCCGTCGAAGCCGGCCTCCAAACCGCTTCCCGCAAAAGATGCTACGGCCGCCACGGGCGCCTATCAGGTCCAGGTCGGCGCCTTCAGCACCGAAGCGCGCGCCGATACGGCCGCCAAATCGGTCGGCGGAACGGTGGCGAAGGCAGGCCGATATTGGCGCGTCCGCATGGGGCCGTTCGCCAGCGATGCCGAGGCGCGCGCCGCGCAGGGCAAGGCCAGGGATAAGGGCTTCCGCGACGCGGTGGTCGTCCGCGACCGTTGA
- a CDS encoding D-alanyl-D-alanine carboxypeptidase family protein: MTQAPIVMLKDLDSGAILFSRGAEKRFAPASMAKVMTAYIVLDLIEKGELPRDKIITVSQATWKKWNGSNGGSTMFLRSGEKISVDELLKGLITVSANDAAAALAVGIDGSEEAFVKRMNAMASKLGMTSSHFGTPNGWPDGGVTKVSAADLILLADRLIREHPHDYARYFSLPKLQHGTSPDGKPIVQPNTNPILGRVAGVDGLKTGHTAEAGYCFLGSAKRGGRRLIMVVAGMASDKARRDEAERLMTWGFEQWEGRELVLAGAKIGRIDVGQGAAPMVLAEAAIPVRMTVPRGYAGGYSAVMRSRSPLSAPIERGTPIADLVVTPDGLPPQRTPLLAANDVGAGGLWGRLRTGFYRLTGW; this comes from the coding sequence ATGACCCAGGCGCCGATCGTGATGCTCAAGGATCTCGATTCGGGGGCGATCCTCTTTTCGCGCGGCGCCGAAAAACGTTTCGCTCCCGCCTCGATGGCGAAGGTGATGACCGCCTATATCGTGCTCGACCTGATCGAAAAGGGCGAGCTGCCGCGCGACAAGATCATCACGGTCAGCCAGGCGACGTGGAAGAAATGGAACGGCAGCAACGGCGGCTCGACGATGTTCCTGCGGTCGGGCGAGAAAATCTCGGTCGATGAACTGCTCAAGGGGCTGATCACCGTATCGGCCAATGACGCCGCCGCCGCGCTCGCGGTGGGGATCGACGGCAGTGAAGAGGCTTTTGTCAAGCGGATGAATGCGATGGCGTCGAAACTTGGCATGACATCGAGTCATTTTGGCACACCGAATGGCTGGCCCGACGGCGGCGTCACCAAGGTCAGCGCCGCCGACCTGATCCTGCTCGCCGACCGGCTGATCCGCGAGCATCCGCACGACTATGCGCGTTATTTCTCGCTGCCGAAGCTCCAGCATGGCACGAGCCCCGACGGCAAGCCGATCGTCCAGCCGAACACCAATCCCATCCTCGGCCGCGTAGCGGGGGTCGACGGCCTCAAGACCGGCCATACCGCCGAGGCCGGCTATTGCTTCCTCGGCTCGGCGAAGCGCGGCGGGCGGCGGCTGATCATGGTCGTCGCCGGCATGGCGAGCGACAAGGCGCGCCGCGACGAGGCCGAGCGGTTGATGACCTGGGGTTTCGAGCAATGGGAAGGGCGCGAACTGGTGCTCGCGGGCGCGAAGATCGGCCGCATCGACGTCGGGCAGGGCGCCGCGCCGATGGTGCTTGCCGAGGCGGCGATCCCGGTGCGGATGACGGTTCCGCGCGGCTATGCCGGTGGTTACAGCGCCGTCATGCGCAGTCGCTCCCCTCTGTCGGCGCCGATTGAGCGCGGCACCCCGATCGCCGATCTGGTCGTCACCCCCGATGGACTGCCGCCGCAGAGAACCCCGCTGCTCGCCGCCAATGACGTCGGCGCGGGCGGTTTGTGGGGGCGGCTGCGCACCGGCTTCTATCGGTTGACCGGCTGGTGA
- a CDS encoding lytic murein transglycosylase — translation MAGPLYAQSGDAGFDTYVQSLWPKAEARGVSRATFDRVTTGLRYNPRVIALDRDNLGAPPNPNTPIPNFAPYRVKHVDAARINGGRRVHDRLLPLLSRIEQRTGVPTSIMIAIFGHETAYGAVTGNFDLPEALATLAYEGRRRTLFEPEFIATLEMVQKGVPRDVLKGSWAGAFGYPQFLPSVYLQVAEDGDGDGAARIWSSEADAIESIGAYLRRAGWRAGQPWGVAVQVPAGYNRAAMATRLQPTRCPRVFARYSRWRSMAEWRADGFQTLSGRWPDAQVQATLLEPDGPGKTAYLLTGNYRAILDYNCSNFYALSVGLLADEIDR, via the coding sequence ATGGCAGGCCCGCTCTACGCGCAGAGCGGCGATGCCGGCTTTGACACTTATGTCCAGTCGCTGTGGCCGAAGGCAGAGGCGCGCGGCGTTTCGCGCGCGACGTTCGACCGGGTGACGACCGGGCTGCGCTATAATCCGCGCGTCATCGCGCTCGACCGCGACAATCTGGGCGCACCGCCGAACCCGAACACGCCGATCCCCAATTTCGCCCCCTATCGCGTCAAGCATGTCGATGCGGCGCGGATCAACGGCGGACGGCGCGTCCACGACCGGCTGCTGCCCTTGCTGTCGCGCATCGAACAGCGCACCGGCGTGCCGACGAGCATCATGATCGCGATCTTCGGCCACGAAACCGCCTATGGCGCGGTCACCGGCAATTTCGACCTGCCCGAAGCGCTGGCGACGCTCGCCTATGAAGGGCGCCGCCGCACATTGTTCGAGCCCGAATTTATCGCGACCCTCGAAATGGTGCAAAAGGGCGTTCCGCGCGATGTCCTCAAGGGAAGCTGGGCTGGTGCCTTCGGCTATCCGCAATTCCTGCCTTCGGTCTATCTGCAAGTTGCCGAGGACGGCGACGGCGACGGCGCCGCGCGCATCTGGTCGAGCGAAGCCGACGCGATCGAATCGATCGGCGCCTATCTGCGCCGCGCGGGCTGGCGCGCCGGGCAGCCGTGGGGCGTCGCGGTGCAGGTTCCCGCGGGCTATAATCGCGCCGCGATGGCGACCCGCCTCCAGCCGACACGCTGCCCGCGCGTGTTCGCGCGCTACAGCCGCTGGCGCTCGATGGCCGAATGGCGCGCCGATGGTTTTCAAACGCTCAGCGGCCGCTGGCCCGACGCGCAGGTGCAGGCGACCTTGCTCGAACCCGACGGCCCGGGAAAAACCGCTTATTTGCTGACTGGCAACTATCGTGCGATATTGGACTATAATTGTTCCAACTTTTACGCATTGTCTGTGGGGTTGCTGGCGGATGAAATCGATCGTTAG